The following proteins come from a genomic window of Mariniflexile sp. TRM1-10:
- the ffh gene encoding signal recognition particle protein, producing MFNNLSDKLDKALHVLKGHGSITEVNVAETLKEVRRALLDADVNFKIAKDFTVRVKDKALGQNVLTTLQPGQLMVKIVKDELTELMGGDAEGINLSGNPSVILMSGLQGSGKTTFSGKLANYLKTKKSKKPLLVACDVYRPAAIDQLHVVGDQIGVEVFSDRGNTDPVAISKAGIAHAKANGYNVVIIDTAGRLAVDEVMMTEISNIHKAIQPQETLFVVDSMTGQDAVNTAKAFNDVLNFDGVILTKLDGDTRGGAAISIKSVVNKPIKFIGTGEKMEAIDVFYPSRMADRILGMGDVVSLVERAQEQFDEEEARKLQKKIAKNQFGFDDFLKQIQQIKKMGNMKDLMGMIPGAGKMLKDVDIDDDAFKGIEAIIHSMTPKERSNPSIINSSRKQRIGKGSGTSVQQVNQLLKQFDQMSKMMKMMQGGGGKKMMQMMKGMR from the coding sequence ATGTTCAATAATTTAAGCGATAAATTAGATAAGGCTTTACACGTACTAAAAGGTCACGGAAGCATCACTGAGGTAAACGTAGCCGAAACATTAAAAGAAGTGCGTCGTGCCTTGTTAGATGCCGATGTTAACTTTAAAATAGCAAAAGACTTTACCGTAAGAGTTAAAGATAAAGCACTTGGTCAAAACGTATTAACAACGTTACAGCCAGGGCAGTTAATGGTTAAAATAGTAAAAGACGAATTAACCGAACTTATGGGTGGTGATGCCGAAGGTATCAACCTTTCTGGTAACCCAAGTGTTATTTTAATGTCTGGTTTACAGGGTTCTGGTAAAACAACCTTTTCTGGTAAACTTGCAAATTATCTTAAAACAAAAAAATCAAAAAAACCTTTATTGGTTGCTTGTGATGTTTACAGACCAGCAGCGATAGACCAGCTGCATGTTGTAGGCGATCAAATAGGAGTAGAGGTTTTTAGCGATAGAGGCAATACAGACCCCGTAGCTATTTCAAAAGCAGGTATTGCACATGCAAAAGCAAATGGATATAATGTAGTCATCATAGATACTGCGGGACGTTTAGCGGTAGATGAAGTGATGATGACCGAAATATCGAACATCCACAAAGCCATTCAACCACAAGAAACCTTGTTTGTTGTAGATTCTATGACAGGTCAAGATGCTGTAAACACAGCAAAGGCCTTCAACGATGTATTGAATTTTGATGGTGTTATTTTAACCAAATTAGATGGTGATACCCGCGGTGGGGCCGCTATTTCTATTAAATCGGTTGTAAATAAGCCCATCAAGTTTATCGGTACTGGTGAGAAAATGGAAGCTATTGATGTGTTTTACCCATCGCGAATGGCAGACCGAATTCTGGGAATGGGCGATGTGGTATCGTTAGTTGAACGTGCCCAAGAACAGTTTGATGAAGAGGAAGCACGTAAACTTCAAAAGAAAATTGCCAAAAACCAATTTGGGTTTGATGATTTCTTAAAGCAGATTCAGCAAATCAAAAAAATGGGAAACATGAAAGACCTTATGGGTATGATTCCTGGAGCTGGAAAAATGTTAAAAGATGTTGATATTGATGATGATGCGTTTAAAGGTATCGAAGCCATTATACATTCTATGACGCCTAAAGAACGAAGCAATCCTTCTATTATAAATTCGAGTAGAAAACAACGTATAGGTAAAGGTTCTGGTACTTCGGTGCAACAAGTCAATCAGCTTTTAAAGCAATTCGACCAAATGAGCAAAATGATGAAAATGATGCAAGGTGGTGGCGGTAAAAAAATGATGCAAATGATGAAAGGGATGCGTTAA
- a CDS encoding RNA polymerase sigma factor, with product MTKQLHENICEERLFSSIFNKYAKDLHNFLYYKYGDLLNPKDKVQEAFIKLWENCAKVSPDKAKSFVFTTANNLMLNETAHQKVVLKHQQIKPKTYTNETPEFLMQETEYMDKLQKALSNLTDAQREAFMMNRVEGKRFKEIAELLEISTKAVEKRIYGALEKLRKDIKEL from the coding sequence ATGACTAAACAACTACATGAAAATATTTGCGAAGAGCGCTTATTTTCTTCAATATTTAATAAATACGCTAAAGATTTACATAACTTTTTATATTACAAATATGGCGATTTACTAAACCCAAAAGACAAAGTACAAGAAGCTTTTATTAAACTTTGGGAAAATTGCGCCAAGGTAAGTCCAGACAAAGCTAAAAGTTTTGTATTTACCACTGCCAATAATTTAATGCTGAATGAAACAGCGCACCAAAAGGTGGTATTAAAACACCAACAGATCAAACCAAAAACATATACCAACGAAACTCCTGAATTTCTAATGCAGGAAACCGAATATATGGACAAACTTCAAAAAGCACTTTCAAATTTAACCGATGCCCAACGTGAAGCGTTTATGATGAACCGGGTTGAAGGCAAACGCTTTAAAGAAATTGCTGAACTATTGGAAATTTCTACCAAAGCAGTTGAAAAGCGGATTTATGGAGCGTTGGAGAAGTTGAGGAAAGATATTAAGGAGCTGTAG
- the rluF gene encoding 23S rRNA pseudouridine(2604) synthase RluF: protein MEIELKRINKFLSEVGYCSRREADKLIEAGRVTINGVIPEMGTKIAPNDVVHVDGKEINASNEAFVYLAFNKPVGIVCTTDTSVEKDNIIDFINYPKRIFPIGRLDKPSEGLILLTDDGDIVNKILRASNNHEKEYIVRVDKPISQTFIERMAGGVPLEDLNKVTNKCVVEKLSTYEFKIILTQGLNRQIRRMCEYLNYEVETLKRVRIMNIKLDMPLGEYRELTKEEFSELNRLISDSTKEYKPNKFRRN, encoded by the coding sequence ATGGAAATAGAATTAAAACGCATCAATAAATTTTTAAGCGAAGTTGGATACTGCTCGCGCAGGGAAGCTGATAAACTTATCGAAGCAGGACGTGTAACCATAAACGGCGTTATACCAGAAATGGGCACAAAAATAGCCCCTAATGATGTGGTTCATGTAGATGGAAAAGAAATAAATGCTTCAAATGAAGCCTTTGTATATTTAGCTTTTAACAAACCTGTAGGTATTGTTTGCACAACAGACACAAGTGTTGAAAAAGACAACATCATCGATTTTATAAACTACCCCAAACGTATTTTCCCTATTGGAAGGTTAGACAAACCCAGTGAAGGTTTGATTCTGCTAACCGATGATGGCGATATTGTAAACAAAATTCTTCGTGCCAGCAATAACCACGAAAAAGAATACATTGTTAGGGTAGATAAACCTATTTCGCAAACCTTTATTGAACGTATGGCAGGTGGTGTTCCTCTTGAAGATTTAAATAAAGTCACCAATAAATGTGTGGTTGAAAAACTGAGTACTTACGAGTTTAAAATCATATTAACACAAGGTTTAAACCGACAAATCCGCCGCATGTGCGAATACTTAAATTATGAAGTTGAAACGCTAAAACGTGTTAGAATAATGAATATAAAACTCGATATGCCTTTAGGTGAATACCGAGAACTCACCAAAGAAGAATTTAGCGAATTAAACAGACTGATTAGCGATTCAACAAAAGAGTACAAACCCAATAAATTTCGCCGAAATTAA
- a CDS encoding bifunctional 5,10-methylenetetrahydrofolate dehydrogenase/5,10-methenyltetrahydrofolate cyclohydrolase has translation MIILDGKKVSNDIKEEIAEHVSAMISRGEKVPHLAAILVGTDGASMTYVNAKVKACEKIGFNSTLIDLPDYTSEEALLSKINELNTNDDIDGFIVQLPLPKHIDEQKVLMAVHPDKDVDGFHPTNVGKMALDLPTFLPATPYGILELLERYQVETSGKNVVVMGRSHIVGRPMSILMSQKRKAGDATVTVVHSRSKNLAEITKAADIIVAAIGISEFLTGDMVKEDVVIIDVGITRVPDATKTSGYRLAGDVHFESVSKKASYITPVPGGVGPMTIAMLLKNTLLARERRSSN, from the coding sequence ATGATAATTTTAGACGGAAAAAAAGTAAGTAACGATATTAAAGAAGAAATTGCAGAACACGTAAGTGCCATGATTTCTAGAGGGGAAAAAGTGCCGCATCTTGCTGCTATTTTAGTAGGAACCGACGGAGCCAGTATGACTTATGTAAATGCAAAAGTAAAAGCTTGCGAAAAGATAGGTTTTAATTCTACTTTAATAGATTTGCCTGATTATACTTCAGAAGAAGCGTTGTTGTCCAAAATTAATGAGCTAAACACCAATGATGATATCGACGGTTTTATAGTTCAATTGCCATTGCCAAAGCATATTGATGAACAAAAGGTTTTAATGGCGGTGCATCCAGATAAGGATGTGGATGGGTTTCATCCTACCAACGTTGGTAAAATGGCTTTAGATTTACCTACTTTTTTACCAGCAACACCTTATGGTATTTTGGAATTATTAGAGCGTTATCAAGTTGAAACGTCTGGTAAAAATGTGGTAGTTATGGGAAGAAGCCATATTGTGGGGCGCCCAATGAGTATCTTAATGAGTCAAAAGCGTAAAGCAGGAGATGCAACAGTTACGGTAGTACATAGCCGTTCTAAAAATTTGGCTGAAATTACTAAAGCTGCCGATATTATTGTGGCCGCTATTGGTATTTCAGAGTTTTTAACAGGTGATATGGTTAAAGAAGACGTTGTGATTATTGATGTTGGAATTACCCGTGTGCCAGATGCTACAAAAACAAGTGGTTACAGACTTGCAGGTGATGTACATTTTGAAAGTGTTAGCAAAAAAGCAAGTTATATCACACCGGTTCCTGGGGGAGTTGGTCCTATGACGATCGCTATGTTGTTAAAAAATACACTATTAGCTCGCGAGAGACGTAGTTCTAATTAG
- a CDS encoding four helix bundle protein, producing the protein MDFKKLLAYQKSFELSMLIFEISKSFPKEETYSLTDQIRRSSRSVSANIAEAYRKRIYPKHFISKLTDADGENSETSTWLDFALACHYFDEEKHLELTELDIEVGKLINYMINNPSKFGVNTGNE; encoded by the coding sequence ATGGATTTCAAAAAACTATTAGCTTATCAAAAATCTTTTGAGTTGTCTATGTTAATTTTTGAAATCTCTAAATCCTTTCCAAAGGAAGAAACATATTCTTTAACAGACCAAATAAGAAGAAGTTCTAGGTCGGTTTCTGCAAATATAGCTGAAGCGTATAGAAAAAGAATCTACCCAAAACATTTTATAAGCAAACTTACAGATGCTGATGGTGAGAATTCGGAAACGAGTACATGGTTAGATTTTGCTTTAGCATGTCATTATTTTGATGAAGAAAAACATTTGGAGTTAACCGAACTAGATATTGAAGTCGGGAAACTTATAAACTATATGATTAATAATCCAAGCAAATTCGGAGTAAATACAGGCAATGAGTAA